In Chitinibacter sp. SCUT-21, a single genomic region encodes these proteins:
- a CDS encoding beta-lactamase family protein, whose protein sequence is MTAKEPLPMKPFLIASAFSLLYAQPIFAASVDQVSPESQGLSSAKLAKMLTYLQTPGTNVDSVIVARNGQIVLETYAAPNRGDIVHQVNSVTKSVMSALLGIAIGEGKLKLSNTVADILPQYANLPNGKTLTVEKLASMSTGVEWDSEFFGGLNDWGKVREADDWIKAYLSYPINPDKVGQFNYNSAESDLLGALISAATGMPLADYAEAKLFKPLAIKNTRWVQLRDGRYGGGRGLYILPRDMLKFGELYRQQGQWQGKQIIPQQWVAYSTEKRVGTGSKFSFIPAYGAQWWVGNGWYAAMGWGGQTIAVFPKENITMVMTAKNQLNEMNAIGLDQLHQRFLQSDASAASDPAAKQQLAQQISQFEKGTAASTLRSPLEKKLHNKSIRFNDFWLSKIKFTLDKDQAVIEYRNRETPQDSEKISTGFAGDWKYSTYQYPVNDEWRKSAPNSQYASRMQWLDQTTLLIEHFPPEEYTHYSLKLKFKGEQVYVEDSPWANVDEGILE, encoded by the coding sequence ATGACAGCCAAAGAGCCTTTGCCGATGAAGCCCTTCCTGATTGCGAGCGCGTTTTCACTGCTGTACGCACAGCCTATTTTTGCCGCATCAGTCGATCAAGTCAGCCCAGAAAGCCAAGGGCTTAGCTCGGCCAAATTGGCCAAAATGCTGACTTATTTGCAGACGCCGGGCACCAATGTCGATAGCGTCATCGTCGCCCGCAACGGCCAGATCGTGCTGGAAACCTACGCCGCGCCCAACCGCGGCGACATCGTGCATCAGGTCAATTCAGTAACAAAAAGTGTGATGTCGGCCTTGCTCGGGATTGCGATTGGCGAGGGTAAATTGAAATTGAGCAACACAGTCGCCGACATCCTGCCGCAGTATGCGAATTTGCCAAATGGCAAAACCCTAACAGTTGAGAAATTGGCCAGCATGTCGACCGGCGTTGAGTGGGACAGCGAATTCTTTGGCGGTTTGAACGACTGGGGCAAAGTGCGCGAGGCGGACGATTGGATCAAAGCGTATTTAAGCTACCCGATTAATCCCGATAAAGTCGGTCAATTTAACTACAACAGCGCCGAATCAGATCTGCTCGGCGCATTGATTAGCGCCGCGACGGGTATGCCATTGGCCGACTACGCCGAAGCCAAACTGTTTAAGCCGCTGGCGATCAAGAACACGCGCTGGGTGCAATTGCGCGATGGTCGCTACGGTGGCGGGCGCGGCTTGTATATCTTGCCGCGCGATATGTTGAAATTTGGCGAGCTCTATCGCCAACAAGGTCAATGGCAGGGTAAGCAAATTATTCCTCAGCAATGGGTAGCCTATAGCACCGAAAAACGGGTCGGCACTGGCAGTAAGTTTTCGTTTATTCCAGCCTACGGCGCACAATGGTGGGTGGGTAATGGTTGGTATGCCGCGATGGGCTGGGGTGGGCAAACGATTGCGGTCTTTCCGAAAGAAAACATCACCATGGTGATGACGGCCAAAAACCAGCTCAATGAAATGAATGCGATCGGGCTTGATCAGCTGCATCAGCGCTTTTTACAAAGCGATGCATCAGCCGCCAGCGATCCAGCAGCCAAGCAACAATTAGCACAGCAGATCAGCCAATTTGAAAAAGGCACTGCGGCAAGCACTTTGCGCTCACCGCTGGAAAAGAAATTGCACAATAAATCGATCCGCTTTAATGATTTCTGGCTATCTAAAATCAAATTCACGCTGGATAAAGACCAAGCAGTCATTGAATATCGCAACAGAGAGACGCCACAAGATAGCGAAAAAATTTCAACTGGTTTTGCAGGTGATTGGAAATACTCCACCTATCAATATCCAGTCAACGATGAATGGCGCAAGTCGGCACCCAACAGCCAATACGCATCGCGGATGCAATGGCTAGATCAAACGACGCTGTTGATCGAACACTTCCCCCCTGAGGAATACACGCACTACAGCCTGAAATTAAAATTTAAAGGCGAGCAGGTGTATGTGGAAGATAGCCCGTGGGCGAATGTGGACGAGGGAATTCTGGAATAG
- the katG gene encoding catalase/peroxidase HPI, translating to MTQESKCPFAHGGVKNVQAAAPSNADWWPNQLKLNILHQHSSQSNPMGESFNYAEEFKTLDLDALTKDLRELMTDSQDWWPADWGHYGGLMIRMAWHSAGTYRTSDGRGGGGTGNQRFAPLNSWPDNGNLDKARRLLWPIKQKYGRKISWADLMILAGNVALESMGFKTFGFAGGREDIWAPEEDIYWGVEKTWLGDERYSGDRQLENPLAAVQMGLIYVNPEGPNGNPDPVASGRDVRDTFARMAMNDEETVALVAGGHTFGKAHGAGDPTLVGPEPEAAPIEAQGLGWINQLGSGKGVHTTTSGIEGAWKPNPTTWDNGYFDMLFGYEWALTKSPAGAHQWVAQNVKPEHMIPDAHDPSKKHPPMMTTADLSLRFDPAFEKISRRFHQDPQAFADAFARAWFKLTHRDMGPRARYLGALVPKEELIWQDPIPAVNHALVDDADIAQLKAKVLASGLSVSQLVATAWASASTFRGSDKRGGANGARIRLAPQKDWAANQGTQVVIAKLEAIANEFNAAQTSGKKVSLADLIVLAGGAAIETAAQKAGHSITVPFSAGRMDASAEQTDVESFAVLEPKADGFRNYAQAGLEAYAAELLIDKAQLLTLSAPEMTVLIGGLRALNIGQNAHGVFTQQAGVLSNDFFVNLLDMNTQWKKSDAAGVLVGTDRKTGQQKWTATTVDLVFGSNSQLRALAEVYAASDAQQKFVNDFVAAWVKVMNLDRFDLR from the coding sequence ATGACTCAAGAATCTAAATGCCCATTCGCCCACGGTGGCGTTAAAAATGTTCAGGCCGCAGCGCCGTCCAACGCCGATTGGTGGCCGAATCAACTCAAGCTCAATATCTTGCATCAACACTCTAGCCAATCCAATCCAATGGGCGAGAGCTTTAACTATGCCGAAGAATTTAAAACGCTGGATCTGGACGCGCTAACGAAAGATCTGCGCGAATTGATGACCGATTCGCAAGACTGGTGGCCAGCCGATTGGGGCCATTATGGTGGCTTGATGATCCGCATGGCGTGGCACTCGGCCGGTACTTACCGCACTAGCGATGGCCGTGGTGGTGGCGGTACCGGCAACCAGCGTTTTGCGCCACTCAATAGCTGGCCCGATAACGGTAACTTGGATAAAGCGCGCCGCTTGCTGTGGCCAATTAAACAAAAATACGGCCGTAAAATTTCTTGGGCCGATTTGATGATTTTGGCGGGCAATGTTGCGCTCGAATCAATGGGCTTTAAAACCTTTGGCTTTGCCGGCGGTCGCGAAGACATTTGGGCGCCAGAAGAAGACATTTACTGGGGCGTAGAAAAAACTTGGTTGGGGGATGAGCGCTATTCAGGCGATCGCCAACTGGAAAATCCGCTGGCCGCAGTGCAAATGGGCTTGATCTATGTAAATCCAGAAGGTCCGAACGGCAACCCAGACCCAGTCGCTTCAGGCCGTGACGTGCGCGATACTTTCGCACGCATGGCGATGAACGACGAAGAAACCGTCGCCTTGGTTGCGGGTGGTCACACCTTTGGTAAAGCACACGGCGCGGGCGACCCAACTTTGGTCGGCCCAGAGCCAGAAGCTGCGCCGATTGAAGCGCAAGGCTTGGGCTGGATCAACCAATTGGGCAGCGGCAAAGGCGTACACACGACGACCAGCGGGATCGAAGGCGCGTGGAAACCCAACCCAACGACTTGGGATAATGGCTACTTTGATATGCTGTTCGGCTACGAATGGGCGTTGACGAAGAGCCCAGCGGGCGCACATCAATGGGTGGCGCAGAACGTGAAACCAGAACACATGATTCCGGATGCGCACGATCCAAGCAAAAAACATCCACCGATGATGACAACGGCAGATTTGTCGCTGCGCTTTGACCCAGCATTTGAAAAAATTTCGCGTCGTTTCCACCAAGACCCACAAGCATTTGCCGATGCCTTTGCCCGTGCTTGGTTTAAATTAACGCACCGCGATATGGGCCCACGTGCGCGTTACTTGGGCGCATTGGTGCCGAAAGAAGAATTGATCTGGCAAGACCCGATTCCAGCCGTTAACCACGCATTGGTCGACGACGCAGACATCGCGCAACTGAAAGCCAAAGTATTGGCATCGGGTTTGAGCGTGTCGCAATTGGTTGCCACTGCTTGGGCTTCGGCGTCGACTTTCCGCGGCAGCGATAAACGCGGCGGCGCGAATGGTGCGCGGATTCGCTTGGCGCCGCAAAAAGATTGGGCGGCGAACCAAGGCACGCAAGTGGTTATCGCCAAACTCGAAGCGATTGCGAATGAATTTAACGCGGCGCAAACGTCGGGCAAAAAAGTATCGTTGGCCGATTTGATCGTGTTGGCGGGTGGTGCGGCGATTGAAACGGCGGCGCAAAAAGCGGGTCACAGCATTACGGTGCCATTTAGCGCCGGCCGGATGGATGCGTCTGCCGAGCAAACCGACGTTGAATCATTTGCCGTACTCGAGCCCAAAGCCGATGGTTTCCGTAATTACGCCCAAGCAGGTTTGGAAGCGTACGCGGCCGAACTATTGATCGACAAAGCGCAATTGTTGACCCTGAGCGCGCCAGAAATGACGGTGCTGATCGGTGGTTTGCGTGCCTTGAATATCGGCCAAAATGCGCACGGCGTATTCACGCAGCAAGCTGGCGTATTGAGCAATGATTTCTTTGTGAATCTGCTCGATATGAATACGCAATGGAAAAAATCGGACGCCGCCGGTGTGCTAGTCGGTACAGATCGCAAAACCGGCCAGCAAAAATGGACTGCCACGACGGTTGATCTGGTGTTCGGTTCAAACTCGCAATTACGCGCCTTGGCCGAAGTGTACGCAGCAAGCGACGCGCAACAAAAATTCGTCAATGATTTCGTCGCCGCTTGGGTCAAAGTAATGAACTTGGATCGCTTCGATTTGCGCTAA
- a CDS encoding transporter substrate-binding domain-containing protein produces MRYLVLLIGLIVSLHTSATGPTWRTAAEEDSILKWKTPKEGFCPALFALLNKEGQTIEYVPEFVPQKRIEYWIKSGELDLMCGLAKTEAREQSYSFINIPIYRQDYVLVARRDDPVSPKSWDEIKAMGKDAIILLNRDGPFVSYLQKIGVTHVDSEAIDIEANFRKLMAHRGRYTFHAHRVALKTMKDMQLQNELRIIYPPLDSVPFYLLVGKHISLERQKALENALSQLERKGETQKLAKEWFTVTP; encoded by the coding sequence ATGCGCTATTTGGTTCTGCTCATTGGTTTAATTGTTTCGCTGCACACCTCTGCAACGGGGCCAACTTGGCGCACAGCCGCAGAAGAAGACTCCATCTTAAAGTGGAAAACACCAAAGGAAGGTTTTTGCCCAGCTTTATTTGCTTTATTAAATAAAGAAGGCCAAACCATTGAATATGTACCCGAATTTGTGCCCCAGAAACGCATCGAATACTGGATCAAATCGGGTGAGCTCGACTTAATGTGTGGTCTGGCAAAAACAGAAGCCAGAGAGCAGAGCTATAGCTTTATTAATATCCCAATTTATCGCCAAGATTATGTGCTCGTTGCCCGTCGAGATGATCCCGTATCGCCCAAATCTTGGGATGAAATCAAAGCAATGGGTAAAGATGCCATTATTTTATTAAATCGGGACGGTCCTTTTGTTAGCTATTTACAAAAAATAGGCGTCACGCATGTGGATTCCGAAGCGATTGATATTGAGGCTAATTTTCGCAAACTCATGGCTCATCGCGGTCGTTACACCTTTCACGCTCATCGGGTGGCACTTAAAACGATGAAAGACATGCAACTCCAAAATGAGCTGCGCATTATTTATCCACCGCTTGATTCGGTGCCGTTTTACCTCCTAGTTGGCAAGCACATTTCGCTGGAGCGACAAAAAGCGCTAGAAAATGCACTATCGCAATTAGAGCGCAAAGGCGAAACCCAAAAACTAGCCAAGGAATGGTTTACCGTCACGCCTTGA
- a CDS encoding short chain dehydrogenase — MKILLIGANGTIGQAVHQELAARHDIITAGRNSGDIRVDLKDFASVQAMYAQAGAVDAVISAAGNVHFGTLADMSPELMGIGLADKLMGQVNLVLAGQHLLNDGGSFTLITGVLTHDPIVYGSNASLVNGGLESFVRAAAIELPRGLRINAISPSVLIESLPSYGPYFRGFEPVAAAKVARAFSKSVEGQQTGQVYNVVG, encoded by the coding sequence ATGAAAATTCTACTGATCGGCGCCAATGGAACCATAGGCCAAGCGGTACACCAAGAACTCGCAGCGCGGCACGACATCATTACCGCTGGGCGCAATAGCGGCGATATTCGAGTGGATTTAAAAGACTTTGCCAGCGTGCAGGCGATGTATGCCCAAGCCGGGGCGGTGGATGCGGTGATTTCCGCCGCGGGCAATGTGCATTTTGGTACGCTCGCCGACATGAGCCCCGAGCTAATGGGCATCGGTTTGGCTGATAAATTAATGGGGCAAGTGAATTTGGTATTGGCAGGCCAACACCTACTCAATGATGGAGGCAGTTTCACGCTGATTACTGGCGTACTGACTCACGACCCCATCGTGTACGGTAGCAATGCCAGCCTCGTTAACGGCGGGCTTGAAAGCTTTGTGCGTGCAGCGGCGATCGAATTGCCGCGTGGCTTGCGCATCAACGCGATTAGCCCCAGCGTTTTGATCGAATCGCTCCCCAGCTACGGCCCATACTTCCGCGGTTTTGAACCCGTCGCCGCCGCCAAAGTAGCGCGCGCCTTTAGCAAAAGCGTAGAAGGCCAACAAACTGGGCAGGTGTATAACGTTGTAGGCTAG
- a CDS encoding LysR family transcriptional regulator: MTDWLQLQQHWPWAMAFAAVMQHGSFTKAAQALGVSKALLSKQIQQLEHALGTQLLYRTTRRLHLTEAGKLYLAHCQDWQARLQAAQLELAEQRQTIAGHLRITVPTSFGGVFMAKALLAFRAQYSLLSIELDLSTVPRDLEAEGYDLAIRANLPPPERLICRPLAMVHDWLVATPECLAAQPPLAQVADLAQVPCLLNSHFAQAQVWEMTRDGQLFSVTVSAPFQANDYALIRNFALLGAGVARLPGYLVAGDVAAGRLIRVLPEYQLRGLPMYMIYPQRLPQPAKVKALVDFLAHWFAAPEQSQMLN; encoded by the coding sequence ATGACGGACTGGCTACAACTGCAGCAACATTGGCCGTGGGCAATGGCTTTTGCCGCCGTGATGCAGCACGGCAGTTTCACCAAGGCGGCCCAAGCGTTGGGCGTTTCAAAAGCCTTGCTGAGCAAACAAATTCAGCAACTGGAACACGCGCTGGGTACGCAATTGTTGTATCGCACCACGCGGCGTCTTCATTTGACCGAAGCGGGCAAGCTGTATCTGGCGCATTGCCAAGATTGGCAGGCGCGGCTGCAAGCGGCGCAATTGGAATTGGCCGAACAGCGGCAAACGATCGCGGGGCATTTGCGCATCACGGTGCCGACCAGTTTTGGTGGGGTGTTTATGGCCAAGGCTTTACTGGCATTTCGTGCGCAATATTCGCTGCTCAGTATTGAATTGGATTTATCCACCGTGCCGCGCGACTTAGAAGCCGAAGGCTACGATTTAGCAATCCGCGCCAATTTGCCGCCACCTGAGCGGCTTATTTGTCGCCCTTTGGCGATGGTGCACGATTGGTTGGTGGCAACGCCTGAATGTTTGGCAGCGCAGCCGCCGCTAGCGCAAGTGGCCGATTTGGCGCAGGTACCGTGCTTACTCAATAGCCATTTCGCGCAGGCGCAAGTGTGGGAGATGACGCGCGATGGGCAACTGTTTAGCGTGACTGTTTCTGCGCCATTTCAGGCCAATGATTACGCCTTGATTCGCAATTTTGCTTTGCTCGGCGCAGGTGTGGCGCGTTTGCCGGGCTATTTAGTGGCAGGCGACGTGGCCGCGGGGCGACTGATACGTGTATTGCCCGAGTATCAATTGCGCGGATTGCCGATGTATATGATTTATCCGCAACGTTTGCCACAACCGGCGAAGGTGAAGGCCTTGGTCGACTTTCTCGCTCATTGGTTTGCTGCGCCCGAGCAAAGCCAAATGCTTAATTAA
- a CDS encoding DUF2189 domain-containing protein: protein MDMHLSELDQHFTIPKTRKVGADRPIAWLKMGMADLLQHPGPSLTYGGIVTVVGWLMLSMVDPNGHFFATLVTGFLLLSPLAAAGIYELTSEREEGRETSFMQSLHDMGKNLSQIAFLGVILGMVAIAWERVSAILFALLYGGQVPAGTSIISALTGEYLNFTLVWVAAGFVLACFVFALSAVSIPMLADREVDSVTAMMTSLRAVAENIGTMVVWAALIVTLTAIGFATYLIGLVVIFPLLGHATWYAYKEMVE from the coding sequence ATGGACATGCACCTTTCCGAATTGGATCAACACTTTACGATTCCAAAGACGCGCAAAGTCGGCGCAGATCGGCCTATCGCTTGGCTAAAAATGGGAATGGCCGATTTATTGCAACACCCGGGCCCTAGCCTCACCTACGGCGGCATCGTTACCGTGGTGGGTTGGTTGATGCTTTCCATGGTCGACCCGAACGGGCACTTTTTCGCAACCTTGGTTACCGGCTTTTTATTATTGTCGCCACTGGCTGCGGCGGGGATTTACGAGCTAACGAGCGAGCGCGAAGAAGGTCGTGAAACTTCATTTATGCAGTCATTGCACGATATGGGTAAAAACCTGAGCCAGATTGCATTTTTGGGTGTGATTCTGGGCATGGTGGCGATTGCGTGGGAACGCGTTTCGGCGATTTTATTTGCTCTGCTATACGGTGGGCAAGTACCTGCCGGAACATCAATTATCAGCGCACTGACAGGCGAATACCTCAACTTCACCTTGGTTTGGGTCGCCGCGGGTTTTGTGCTGGCTTGCTTTGTATTTGCATTGTCTGCCGTCTCGATCCCGATGCTGGCCGATCGCGAAGTAGATAGCGTCACCGCCATGATGACCAGCTTGCGCGCCGTGGCCGAAAACATCGGCACCATGGTCGTGTGGGCAGCCTTGATCGTTACCCTCACCGCGATTGGTTTTGCTACCTATTTAATTGGCCTCGTCGTGATCTTCCCGCTCTTGGGGCACGCCACTTGGTATGCGTACAAAGAGATGGTTGAATAG
- the coxB gene encoding cytochrome c oxidase subunit II codes for MLGRARLGLIGLAGCTQLAKAEGEFWTFQPPASQIAWQIEGLHSYLMIIILIIFVVVFGFMFYAILRHRKSLGHDAKPFHENTTVEILWTLIPALILLGMAWPAASVVLAQKDSRGAAMTIKATGFQWFWAYEYLDYGFGFKSKLATPQAQIDNHNGQESSKNEHYLLEVDHQLVVPVGQKIRILTTANDVIHSWGVPAFGVKQDAIPGFIRDTWFKADKIGTYRGQCVELCGKGHAFMPIVVKVVSETDFKQWIAEQQARAKAQQDDPNKVWSDADLITRGRQVYEANCQTCHQADGKGSGPFPALAGSKIASGNKANHLHIVLNGKNAMPAWTSLSDVEIAAVISYERNSWGNKADVVHPQEVKTARGAK; via the coding sequence ATGCTGGGAAGAGCAAGACTAGGGTTAATCGGTTTGGCGGGCTGCACGCAGCTGGCCAAAGCGGAAGGGGAGTTTTGGACTTTCCAACCCCCAGCCAGCCAGATTGCTTGGCAAATTGAAGGGCTGCACAGCTATTTAATGATCATTATTTTGATCATTTTTGTGGTCGTTTTTGGCTTTATGTTTTACGCGATTTTACGCCACCGCAAATCGCTAGGGCACGATGCCAAACCCTTTCATGAAAACACCACCGTTGAAATTTTATGGACCTTGATCCCCGCGCTGATTTTGCTCGGCATGGCCTGGCCTGCCGCGAGTGTGGTGCTGGCGCAAAAAGACAGCCGTGGCGCGGCGATGACGATTAAAGCGACCGGTTTTCAATGGTTTTGGGCGTATGAATACCTCGATTATGGCTTCGGTTTTAAAAGCAAACTTGCCACGCCGCAGGCGCAAATTGATAACCACAATGGCCAAGAAAGTAGCAAGAACGAGCATTATTTACTCGAAGTTGATCATCAACTCGTCGTCCCCGTCGGGCAAAAAATTCGCATTTTAACAACGGCAAACGATGTGATTCATAGCTGGGGCGTGCCCGCGTTTGGCGTGAAGCAAGACGCGATTCCCGGCTTTATTCGTGATACTTGGTTTAAGGCCGACAAAATTGGGACTTATCGTGGCCAATGCGTTGAGCTGTGCGGTAAAGGCCATGCGTTTATGCCGATTGTGGTGAAAGTGGTCAGCGAAACCGATTTCAAACAATGGATTGCCGAGCAGCAAGCGCGCGCCAAAGCGCAGCAGGACGACCCAAATAAAGTGTGGAGCGACGCCGATTTAATCACGCGTGGCCGCCAAGTGTATGAAGCCAATTGCCAAACTTGCCACCAAGCCGATGGCAAAGGCAGCGGCCCATTCCCGGCGCTGGCGGGGTCGAAAATCGCCAGCGGCAACAAGGCTAATCATTTGCACATCGTGCTCAACGGCAAAAATGCGATGCCAGCGTGGACCAGCTTATCGGACGTTGAAATCGCCGCCGTGATTAGCTACGAGCGCAATAGCTGGGGCAATAAGGCCGATGTCGTTCACCCGCAAGAAGTTAAAACAGCACGAGGCGCCAAATGA
- the ctaD gene encoding cytochrome c oxidase subunit I, whose amino-acid sequence MMTSLAHPHTHSEHSAEHHAGWARWLYATNHKDIGTLYLWFAFAMFITGGVMALCIRAELFHPGMQYWQPEFFNQLTTLHGIIMVFGAIMPAFTGLANWMLPLMLGAPDMAFARMNNWSFWLLPPAAALLLISLFVPGGAPAGGWTLYPPLSAQAGMGMDLAIFSIHLLGLSSIMGSINIITTILNMRAPGMTMLKMPLFAWTSLVTAYLLIAVAPVLAGAVTMLLTDRHFGTHFFNAAGGGDPVLFQHIFWFFGHPEVYIMALPAFGIVSQIIPTFARKPLFGYVSMVYATCSIAILSFMVWGHHMFAVGMPATAQLFFMFLTMLIAVPTGVKVFNWIATMWQGSMTFETPMLFAIGFVCLFTVGGFSGLVLSIAPIDTQMQDTYYVVAHFHYVLVAGALFSLFAAVYYWLPKWTGFMYHEGRGKLHFWWSIVWFNVTFFPMHFLGLAGMPRRIPDYALQFTDFNAVASVGAFCFGLGQLLFFYNVIHTIRGGVGPAPDKPWEGGNTLEWEVASPAPHHTWESPPDIELVRRGLIAQAVEHEEEGDAR is encoded by the coding sequence ATGATGACTAGCCTTGCACACCCACATACCCATAGTGAGCATAGCGCTGAACATCATGCTGGATGGGCGCGCTGGCTATATGCCACCAATCATAAAGACATCGGCACGCTGTATTTATGGTTTGCTTTTGCGATGTTTATTACCGGCGGCGTGATGGCGCTATGCATTCGCGCCGAACTGTTTCATCCCGGAATGCAGTATTGGCAGCCGGAGTTTTTTAACCAGCTCACCACCTTGCACGGCATCATTATGGTGTTTGGTGCGATCATGCCCGCGTTCACTGGCTTGGCCAATTGGATGTTGCCGCTGATGCTCGGCGCGCCCGATATGGCGTTTGCGCGGATGAATAACTGGAGCTTTTGGCTGCTGCCGCCCGCAGCGGCTTTGCTGTTAATTTCGCTATTTGTACCTGGCGGCGCACCAGCTGGCGGTTGGACTTTATACCCGCCATTGTCGGCGCAAGCGGGGATGGGGATGGATTTGGCGATTTTCAGTATTCACTTGCTCGGTTTGAGCTCGATTATGGGCTCGATCAATATCATCACGACGATTTTGAATATGCGCGCGCCGGGCATGACGATGCTGAAAATGCCGCTCTTCGCGTGGACGTCTTTGGTCACCGCGTATTTGCTGATTGCCGTAGCTCCGGTGCTGGCGGGCGCGGTGACGATGCTGCTGACCGATCGGCATTTCGGCACGCATTTCTTTAACGCGGCAGGTGGCGGCGATCCGGTGCTGTTCCAGCATATTTTCTGGTTTTTTGGCCACCCCGAGGTCTACATCATGGCGCTGCCCGCGTTCGGGATTGTTAGCCAAATTATTCCGACTTTTGCCCGCAAGCCGCTGTTTGGCTATGTGTCTATGGTTTACGCAACCTGCTCGATCGCGATTTTGTCCTTCATGGTCTGGGGCCACCATATGTTTGCCGTCGGTATGCCAGCGACGGCGCAGCTGTTTTTTATGTTTTTAACCATGCTGATCGCCGTGCCGACCGGCGTGAAAGTCTTTAACTGGATCGCTACGATGTGGCAGGGCAGTATGACGTTTGAAACGCCAATGCTGTTTGCAATTGGCTTTGTCTGCCTATTTACCGTCGGCGGCTTTTCGGGGCTGGTGCTGTCGATTGCGCCGATTGATACGCAAATGCAGGATACGTATTACGTTGTGGCGCATTTTCACTATGTGCTCGTCGCCGGCGCGCTATTTAGCCTGTTTGCCGCCGTGTATTACTGGCTGCCGAAATGGACTGGATTTATGTACCACGAAGGGCGCGGCAAACTGCATTTTTGGTGGTCGATCGTGTGGTTCAACGTGACGTTTTTCCCAATGCATTTCTTGGGCCTGGCCGGTATGCCGCGCCGGATACCTGATTACGCGCTGCAATTTACCGACTTTAACGCGGTGGCCAGCGTTGGTGCATTTTGCTTTGGCCTTGGCCAGCTACTGTTTTTTTATAACGTCATCCACACGATACGCGGTGGCGTTGGGCCCGCACCAGATAAACCTTGGGAAGGCGGCAATACTTTGGAGTGGGAAGTGGCTTCACCAGCGCCGCACCACACGTGGGAATCGCCACCTGATATCGAGCTAGTGCGTCGGGGTCTGATTGCGCAGGCCGTTGAGCACGAAGAGGAGGGCGATGCGCGATGA